The nucleotide window CTTGGTTCCTCATGCCCTCTCTCCAGGAGGTGGACTGCGGTCCATGCACCAGCTTTTGCTCAATGTTAACATGCCCTGTACCAAAAGCCAGGCTAGTCTGCTCATTCTACGATGGGACACATGCACATATGCCAAACATGCTGCAGTTGGTGGTTTTCTGTCCATTTTCCTAGCACAAGCATGGCTCGCCGGATGATTGAATCAGCTAATGTGGCATGGGTATATACATGCTGtgattcacattttttttttcccctttacaAATTGCTTTAGCAATAATCTGAAAGTTCTAAAAAGAGCTTGAAAGGTGTTTAAATCAGGGTGCATTTGGAAGCTTTGCTTTTGGCAGCAGGTGAATACACTCTGCACCAACCAGCAATTGGAATAGAGAATGGGCAATGGGCAAACCCAATTGCAATTTGGGGCAGCAATAGAGCGTCAAATCTGACTTAATGCAGTTTGCATTTTCCTGTGCCAACCCAAATGCAAAGCAGGCAGCAGGTGAATGCACTCTGCACCAACCAGCAATTGGAATAGAGAATGGGCAATGGGCAAACCCAACTGCAATTTGGGGCAGCAATAGAGCGTCAAATCTGACTTAACGCAGTTTGCATTTTCCTGTGCCAACCCAAACACAAAGCAGATGGGTTCTGCTGGAGTAGCATGCCAATTCCAACTTGGCAATccttccaaacaggccctcaaagtGCAAATAGAGATTTGAATCCACACCACCCCAATTTGTACCACACATCAATCTGAATGTTGCCAATGGCGCTAAACAGTCTTGATTCGTGCTTCCAAGGGAATGATCCAAGCCCACTTGCCTGACCATACTGCCTCAGAGGTTCTTATTTCCAATCCTaccgaaaaagaaaaaaaaagggaaaaaactgTCGTGATTCTCAGTGTCCACACAGAATAGAACATCATCAAAGGCATCTGCCATGCAATAACCCTATTTTTTTTTGGTGGAACTTGAATATGTTACAACATCTTTTGAAATGGATATAGGTCCTTTGgggaaaagaagaggaagaagaaagatgtGCAACATTTCTTTGTTCTTATATATATCCTAAAACTATCAACAAGAGTAAAGTATGCATCTGTCTGTTGAATGAATGCTGATGTCACTATGAAACTAGAACCGATCTTTTTTGTACTACCTGCCAGAGTTCACGAGGGTTTCTGTTATTATGTCAAGCTGTGCCGGTATTTGACAAAACCAGGCATCCAGATGGGAGATTTAATCTTCATCATCATAATCAGGTCGAAACGATTGCTTGAATTCAGCATCCATGATCACCCCGCTCATTACATGTACGATGATCTTCCCTTTTCTGAGATCAACCCATTCTGATTGGATGTTGTTAACGACAAGGGTGCCATCAGAAGTCCTCAAAGCATATAATCTGAATCCAGATATAGAATCCAGAGAGATCTCCCTATCCAAGGGTATTTCAAAAAAGGGCAAGAGCTGAGGAACTGTCGAGAATGCCAATAAACGAGAGAGAATAGCAAACGTATCATTTGCTTTCTGTTCCACCAGGCTGTCATTGGCCCATAGTTTCACATCACGTTCGAAAGCTTCCTCCGACGGGATGAAGATAGTGAAAGCAAGATCGTCTGGTAACATCCCAACCACCACCTCCGCGAGCTTCCCGAGTCTCTCTTCCTCCTCTAGTCTCTTCCCAAATTTCAACAACCTTGGGGAACGGATTCTGCCCCTCTCTAATGATATTTCTGGTAGTCTAAGCATCGAAACAAGTAAAACCAGCAGGCATGAAGCAGATACAATGACGCATACCAATGCAATTGAATTGTTCAAGTAGCCCCTTTTCAACTTCCTCATGAAGGCCATTAGGCTGTAACTGTAATAATACTCACCAGCATTTAGGATGTAAGATGACAACAATCGACTCCAGAGATTCACTCCTGGCCCATCAATTGAAGGAACAAGATGGCAAGAACCATCTACTGTTCGCCATGCAGGACAATCAACACCTCCCCACCTTGACCGATAACATCATCCAAGAATGCTTTTACTTCTTCTTCACGTTGGAATGGTTTGGGTGCAGCGAGATCACTGTCCAAGTCATACCAGACCCCTTCAATCCTCCTCAGTGCAATCCAATGCCTGCCTTTCCAAAGCCCGCCATATTTTCTGACTGGGACATTGAGAACAATACCCATTAACGTTTCATCAGATTGGCTGAGGTCAATTGATGAAGCTGCAGTACGACGATCGTGCCAAACCACCTTTTTCCCTTTCCCCTCCAGTGCCGCAATCAGTACATTTACGTCGTAGTTTCCTGTCAGGGTGTTATGGTGGGGCTTGAGGATCACAGAGAGCGGAGTCCAGCTTTCCTTGTTTGGGTCAATAACAATGAGTTTGTCGGCAATGgcatccaagtatgctcgagtgAATGAGTCCTTGTCCTGAACTATAACAAGTTTATCAAAAAATAACTCATAAAAGGAAATAAGAAAAGGCCATAATGGAATATGCAAGTGGAAGGGGAAGGAAAGTTGGATGGATTAAtttgcttttttttatttttttattttttaactggcACTGAAGAATTTATTAATAAGCAAGAAAAAAGTTATACAAATCCATTTAGACAATGGATAGGAGTTCCACTAAGGACACCTTCCTTTGGGCCATGGAGTTCCACTCTGCCTGAATTAGATGACCAAAGGCAGTCAAATAAGGGTCGTTTGGTTGATGGTAAACGGGTTTTAATCAGTGGTAAATGGATGCACTGGGCAAAAAGGGTCATTTGCTTGATGGTAAACAATCGTAATTGGAATCAATGTGAAATGGAATACAGAAAAatcatgtgaattggaatcccCTCAAAAGATTGAGAATCGGATGCAAATGCCAAAAAGTGGGCCGACTTCTATGGCTCGCCTAGGCTCAAAATTTCATTATTgttggccaaagtatatatttcaatgggctttttACAATTATTATGTCAAATATCACACATACTAATTTGGGGCATTAAAACTAGTTTAATTAATGCATTCCAATTACAAGCaatcataaaaataaattttggATATCAGTGTATTCTCATTACAGGCATCCAAGCACATCTTAGGATTCCAATTCACATTGATTCCATTTACCATGTGATTTGGATTCTAGTTTATTCCAATAAAAAGCATCAAAATGAGGCCTAAGTAGCGCGAAATGGACGGTAAGGGCATTATTACTCCTGTTCACCTATGATCAAGGTGAAGCATTGAATAGGTCCGCATGGCCCCGTAATTGCTCTGCCTAGTTGGTGGGCTAAATTCCTCCTTGACCCACCTATGATCACAATGAAACATTGTACGGTCCCCTGTAGACTACACATGGCCCTCGAAACCACCCTAACTAGATGATCAACGGCATTCAAATAAGTCCCACAAAATGGACGGTACCAACATTATTACTCTTAGCCTTCCTTTTGCAGGTCCTTATTCGAACAAATGTGTTTATCCAAGGTCATGAGTGTTGTcctatgtcttaaatctgtcagtAACAGAGTCTGTCGATGACCCACTCGATCTCGTCGATCAGATGTCGATGCTATTGACAAATGCCTGATCCCATCGAAAAAATCCGGAAAAATCCTAGTCGATTGCCGGATGCTATCGAAGGTCCTCGAtggctgtcgatgccatcgaaggtcccatcgaagGCGCGTACAGAATTGTGTAAGTGCgcgatttgtttcttattccggTTGGGTAGTATATATAACGGGTGTAATCAAGATTAGGGAAAGGATTAGGGCTTTCTAAGTTGTTCTAAAGGGTTCAAGAACATAGCTAGAGATTCAAAGGAGATTCGAGGGTTGTTTGAATTGGTAAGATCATCTCTCTTGTaatattgctttcatagtgcattagaCATCgatttgtgccgtggttttttcccacaagggtttttccacaaaAAATTCGGATTGCCTTCTTGTTGGGTTTGTTTGTGCAATTgtgattactttgcttgattctcCTTTGCGTGCTTCCGTGAGTCCCAACAATGGGCGACCCATGGTAACAACCTCCTATCCAACAATCGCTATGATCACAAATGGCCCACTTCAGCCCCACATACGAAGAATTCGTACTGAATCATACCTCTGCACTTGTAATGATCTCAAATAAAAACCCAAGTTCAGACTCCACAATTAGAGATCATTTGAAACGAGTCGACTCGGATGAGCGATCGAGCTCATCTCCCAATCGCACATCAGCTCACATACGGCGAATCTACGACGTATACGATCGGTGACCTCTCTTCAAATAATCCATGCAGAGGTGGGCCATCCTCCGCGATCATATCAATTCATCTGGAGGGCTTTTCTGTAAATATAGTAAGGAATTGAGGGCGTTTACGGAGAGTGGAGAAAGGGATACCTGGAGAAGGTTGTTGAGGGCATGCAAGAGGCAGAACTGTAATCTCTGCTTCTCGTGATATATTGCCTTCTTCTCGTATTTCTCCTCCATCATATCATCTCCTCCCCCCTACTGCCAGAAGAAAAGAAGAGCCATGGAAGCGAGAAAAATACGGATGAGAAATCGAGAAAAACGATAAAATTAAACCCCGATCTGATCTAGGGTTTGTTGCAATGTAACAGCTGTAGCGCGTAGAAGAagaggggagttatttgatactctggcagtgtatgaagcttgatacacatgcactcttAAATAGTACAAATGACACTTATTAACTGAAATTAAACCGAATGAAATGTGAATTCTACCGTCTTTAAATCATATTCCTCTTGAGCAATCATAACCTCTAATTCTCAAACGATTCTAGGATGATATAGGGCCGTTGGATGTTTCTCATTTCTGACCGTCCAGTAAATATGCATAAATCCAATAGTCAGAATGTACGGTTTACAGATCCGAAAAATAATTTCTAGGTGCCTGTGTATGATCCATCATGCTCGCTAGAGTATCAGACTTTTCTCGGAAGAAAATTTAATTAAACGTTTCGACTGCATCTTTGCACGTGTAAACAGATTTTCATTTATGAAAAAAGGCCCACATttagataatccagaccgttgagtCGTTGACCATTTATACGGATATATTACtagctgcaaaaaaaaaaaaaaatcatgatttcaGTACAAAATTCAGTATATGTTCTAGTAAAATCTGAACCAATGgtatattttccttttttatcgtTGATGTATTGGACATAAACGGATGTATTACGATTTTTCTCATGAAATAATTTTAAGGAGATAATTCTTTCAATGTGGGGTATGACATATAAACGGTCTAGATTATCGAACCGTGAGACACACTTGTAAACATTCAAAACGCCTGTATACTGTTGAAAGATGTGGGCCACGTATCTTTTGATTACTGCTGCCTTAGATCTTCCAGATGCTTCACAGAAAAGAAGGAGGTATGATAGTTTACCAAAAAGGATTTAAGGAGCAAACGCTCAGTACGGATTCTTGGGTTGGCCCaatagggcccacctatgatcaacAAAGACGGTTGGATAGGAACAATTCACCGTGGATTGCACATGGACAAAACAAAAATCCGTGATTGGATCATCGAATCCGTACAATTAAAGGGattgaaaatggacggttaaggtGAAGGTGATCAAATGGGCTGGTGGGCCCACTTGTCTCTCACATATAAATGGGCCAGGCTACGGCCCAGGAAAATCGAAATTTTGAATAGGCTTACCCCCAACAGTTCAAAATGGGCCGAAGCAAGCCCAGGCCCGCCCATGATAGCCTGGGTTATGCTTAATTGCTCAAAAAAGGGGGTGTACGTGCAGCTTGTGTGCACTCGCTCGATTGTAGAGATTGTAACTAGGCATGCTTCTGCGACATCAGAGCCACTCATCTGCTCGTCAGCACTGAGAGAATTCAATATctaaaaaatcaggtgggccacacatgtacatctATTTGGGACTGTTGGTTAATACTCTTtagttgttcatttgttttgtgcacGGCTATCTGGCGCACCTGATGATCCTATGGGCTTTTTTGATTTTGGAGACACTGCTTCTACAGTGGGCCGTCATCTGATGATTAGCTCCTATCTCACACACGTGTGACTCATTTCCTCGAGCGGGTGCACTAATAGCATTTCTCCATATGGTACAGAAATTATCACCACACGTGCCAAGAAGGCACATGTGCTCAAGAGGGTCCGTTTGTCTATAACGGCTATCCACGTGATGATCCACTTTACTAGGATAGACCCTTGTTTGAGATCCAGCCCATTGTTAGGCCAGTGTGTGGGGCCCAGTCAGTTTTGGGCCTAAAAGACGAGGCGCCCAGGCCGATCTCTTGGGCCTCTGTCCATAAGCCTATCTGGTTTGACATCACGAGTCGGGCTGATTCACCCCTGACTCGGGCGAGTCCTACCTCGATTTGAGATCGGACGAGTGAGTCCGAGCCTCTTTTAACCATGCTAATTGCACATTGGATCTAGCCTCTTTCtggtttgatactctggtagggtGCGGTGTTCCATACACATGCATAAACGATTTTCTATTTAGTATATACACAAAATATACATTAATAGGTCCAAATCAGTACTCGCACTGTAGATAGTTTATACACGTAAAATTAGCTTACGACTCCTTgtcatcttaaccgtccatcagatgtcaAGCAATTTACTAATTAGGACATTATAATCAAatcgtttttatttatttttggtttaatCGATGCATCTGAAATGGGTCCCATAGTCCGGACGTTTTTTTGTTAAGTTATTATCAATGTGTTTACACCTGTCTTGGTACGGCTATGCTGAACCTATCTTGGCGTGTCCACACATATCAATGAAATGTGTGTATGTGTCGGCATTAGGAGTAAATAACAAGAGAAATTCTACTCACACCTTGAGGATATATTTCATTTCTCATTCTTTGATGGCATATCACCTGCCACAAGTAGAACAACTCAAAATTGTATGCGCGTTCGCATATGAGATATTATAACGAAGGATACATGGCCTTTATACGAACGACATGTGTAGCCAAGTAGTGTGCTTGGAAAGCTTACGAAGACCTAATGAGAAAGGAAGTCTATTGTAATCCTGATATACTCAGTAAGGCCATCTCACACAATTTTATCAAAACTGAAAACCTTTCCTAATATGATCAATTCTTTCATGACGACTACAAAGGTTTGAGAAGCTAATTCTTCCCAGAATGAAAGGAAATTAAAAGACGTGACGGGAAATCCAAGTCTGCTCGGACTAATTCCATAACCTTCGAAGATCTTTATAGCCAAGATGGCAAAGAGATCTCAATACAGATGATCACTCTCCCAAATACATGCAAGCACTCGATGTGGAGCAAtattaatggttttttttttccaaagagaGGTCCAGCTATAATTGGGAGTGGTTATGTAAACCCTATATCTCAAAGTGAGATAATTGCGAAATCTCAACCAGAACCTGCTAGATGGTTAACATCTGGCTTGATGGAGTTTGGGCTTGAACGTTGGCATATTGGTGTGTTGTGCTTAATAGGGAATTGAATGTGCATGGCAATTTATCTGGCGTTACAGGTATTGAAATTATTTTCTTGTAGGCTATGCTGCTTCAAGTGAAGCATTTCAAAATAATAGCACTAGTTGTGAATGCTAAGTCTGAACTTTGTGGGATTTTTGATGAGATATTGGTGCAGGCATTATATCTtatattatttattcattttcaaATTGTCTAAGATGATGGACTTCAAAAACCAGAACACTAGCCTGCTAGGCAATTGCAGGCTGTGCCCCTCACATTTCATCATAGTATATTACATTGTGCATCAAATAGAGTGAAGAGTTAGATGGAACAACTTGATTTAATTCAGTGAATGGATTGACAAACCTCATGCAGAAGACAGGAGCATCTGGCTAGAAGTTTCAGCTACACATTACTCTTTATTCCATCTTCTACAAATGATCAGTTTCCTGACATAAATGCAGTGTGGTTTTGGAGATGATCAGGTATGGGATAGAGAGTGGGTTTTACATTTGTCTCCAGCAGtgtatcatcttcatttttttcttttaacatgcTTAGGAGATGCATGTGTCATGAGGTCTGTTAATTCTACATGCTTGAATGGCcgcaccattattataatttctattagggcatgtactacaatggtaagaggtactattattacatatattttttgtatataaAATGGCTACGGCTTTTTACTGTAGTTCTTTATCCAGTAACCGTAGCTCTTATTATCTTAAACTTATTGCTACGGATCTTGTTCCTCTTTTATCTACAAATATTATCCATAGCTgtatttatttttggtttaatCGATGCCATAATTAAACCAAAACTTCCTCTCCCTCCCCTCATCGTTTTTATTTATAATCAAATCGTTTTTAttgattataaccgtagccatagtttTTAGCTACgtattttatccgtagctttgaGCCTTTCTCTACTACCGTTCCTCAATTTTTGTCTAGCCTTGCTATAAAATGTCTTGAATTTAGGGTAGTTTAAATTGTTGTTGTCTAGTGTCATCATTATCGTATACATAAAAGTGGTGTAAATATCCACAATCCATCATCGTCAGATTCCCAATCAATTGAATCCTTTTTTGGAAGATCAAACTCTGGTCACATCTTACTGACCATCTGCCTCAATTATTTTATTTCTTCACTGATTATATTGAACTCTATTATAaatctcaataaaataaatatttcaacCTTTAATCTTTTAATTCTTTTCATCAATTGCTATATTTTTAAAAAACACATGAGGTCGAGATTACCATTGAAAGAAAACTCATTTGCTTAAGGTAAAAATGATACATTCAGAAGGACTAACCCTCCCCTTCTAAATCACATGTCACTGTAACATTAGTGGCTGGACATTCAGGTTCACTTTCGTAGGTTTGATCCTATGACTAATTTGGCACTTAAGGTCGAAAGCGTTCAATTGAACTCGAGTCGAGTATGACTCTAGCATGCTCGCActatcctttttatttatttttaaccaaTCCACTATCATTTCATTAATTGGAAAATGGGATGTACAGCCATTCGGGCGGGTCCAAACAAAAAGGAATCGGACCCAGCCTATCATAAGGAGGATGTATACAAGGCTAAGCTAGAAGGgcagaaaaggaaaagggaaaaccaaaatgaaggcatAGAGAAGAGGAGAAGCTAGGCAAACTGCCAGACCCACAGCAGGGCAGCACTTCAGAAGCCAAGGAAACAACCCAACCATAGCTACCAAAAGAGAGAAAAGCTGGAAAGAACTCAGCCACCTGAGCTGAGACTAGAAGCAAGCTGAAAACCACCACCAGCAAAAAGACCCCTGACATATCCCACTCCCAACACCCGACGGTAGGCTGCCCACTGCGAACGACGAAGGAAGAAGAATGTGAGCTAGCCAACCCTTGTTTTTGGTTTGGATAATCTGACATGGTCGAGCTTGGATCTGTCCAGAAGAATGGAGCCTCTAATGGGCCTAGGGAGATCATTCTGATGCAAATAGAGGTTGTTCGGAGCACCCCCACTAGCCAATTTAGCGAGACCGTCAGCAACAACATTACCTTCCCTGAGGGTAAAGCTGAAGTGGATGTTGAGGGCTTGGGACATTTGCTGGATGATAGCCAGATGGTACCAAATGTTCCAGCTGCTTAATCTATTTGGAACAGTCAAAGCTTCAAAGATGACATGCGAGTCAGTTTTTGCCATGATTTGAGACAGGCCATAATCTCTGCAATGGGTAAGACCATCAGCTAGAGCACGGGCCATATTTGTTGTGGAAAGCGAAGATAAAGTTTCCCAGGTGATCCCTACAGATGCCGCCACCACCCCCCTCGCCTGGTTTTCCCCCAGCTGAATCGTCCACATTCAGCTTAACCCATCCAGGCGGGGGGTTGCACCAAGTGATGATTTGAGCCGAAAGCGAGATAGGTGGAGATGGGATGTTCATTCCCAGAGCTCGCTTAATAATCAGACCATGACCAGAGGAGATATCCAGATGAGGCAGGAGGGGTTGAAGATCTCTGATCCATCTAGATATATTGGCAATGGTTGCGGCTGCTGAGAAGGGGCGATTGTCAAATCTCGCTGCATTTCTACTAATCCATAGCTCCTAGATGATGAGAGGGGGAATGATGCCACGAAGAATCTTTCAAGATATAGATTTTCTGGTCGCTAGTGTCCATTGATTGATCCGGTCAGATATGGATTGTCCCAGAATGAGGTGAACTTTGAGAAGTTGAGCGAAGAGTCTCCAGACTTGGGATGCTACCAGACCATTATATAGAAGGTGGTTGAGGTCTCCGATGTTGTGGAGAGAGGGTGCAACAGGCTGGTGGTTAGTTTGGGTATACGGCTGGACCTGTGCGACGTGGCTGGACACCATGAGGGGAGGGAGAGGAAGTTGAGTCGGACTGGCTGAAGTTGGAGAAGAGGGAGAAGTGAAGATGGCCTGGGCGGGTGAGGTTGCTAAGGGGGCCGGTTGGGGTTGATGGATATCAGTAAGATTTGGGCTAGGGTACCTGCAACATTCACACTTTGAAGCCAGATTAATGCCAATTTTTTGAATTGTAGCATCAACAGGGGTAGCTCCATGCATCACTTTCCACATGAAAATGCCTATTTTTGGTGGAAGAAATTTGTTCTAGGCCCAGGAGGTCCAGGGCTGTTTG belongs to Magnolia sinica isolate HGM2019 chromosome 8, MsV1, whole genome shotgun sequence and includes:
- the LOC131253787 gene encoding uncharacterized protein LOC131253787; this translates as MAFMRKLKRGYLNNSIALVCVIVSASCLLVLLVSMLRLPEISLERGRIRSPRLLKFGKRLEEEERLGKLAEVVVGMLPDDLAFTIFIPSEEAFERDVKLWANDSLVEQKANDTFAILSRLLAFSTVPQLLPFFEIPLDREISLDSISGFRLYALRTSDGTLVVNNIQSEWVDLRKGKIIVHVMSGVIMDAEFKQSFRPDYDDED
- the LOC131252616 gene encoding josephin-like protein, whose product is MMEEKYEKKAIYHEKQRLQFCLLHALNNLLQDKDSFTRAYLDAIADKLIVIDPNKESWTPLSVILKPHHNTLTGNYDVNVLIAALEGKGKKVVWHDRRTAASSIDLSQSDETLMGIVLNVPVRKYGGLWKGRHWIALRRIEGVWYDLDSDLAAPKPFQREEEVKAFLDDVIGQGGEVLIVLHGEQ